Proteins from one Ricinus communis isolate WT05 ecotype wild-type chromosome 9, ASM1957865v1, whole genome shotgun sequence genomic window:
- the LOC8263464 gene encoding D-amino-acid transaminase, chloroplastic isoform X2, translated as MEHQKSEVDASEVENGSSDFKVHVFSSSSELLERLHEKWSAVKKQPYPAMFSSVYGGIILDPAMMVIPIDDHMVHRGHGVFDTSIIFDGYLYELDVHLDRFLRSASKARITSPFPRSTLRSILLQMTAASKCKKGTLRFWLSAGPGDFLLSPAKCPTSAFYAVVIDDDFCQHKEGVKVITSTIPIKSPLFATMKNVNYLPNVLAIMEAEDKGAFASIWVDDEGYIAEGPNVNVAFINHDKELILPSFDKILSGCTALRLLQLAPKLIAQGRLKCIKTSNLTVEEAKGAAEIMYVGSTLPLLPIIMWDEQPIGDSKVGELTMALSDLLWDDMVAGTGMQRVPVHYE; from the exons ATGGAGCATCAAAAATcag AGGTGGATGCATCAGAAGTTGAAAACGGCAGCAGTGACTTTAAGGTTCATGTGTTCTCATCATCTTCAGAG TTGCTTGAAAGGCTACATGAGAAGTGGAGTGCAGTGAAAAAACAACCATACCCAGCAATGTTTTCCAGTGTATATGGTGGAATTATTCTTGATCCAGCAATGATGGTAATTCCCATAGATGATCACATGGTCCATCGAGGGCATGGTGTGTTTGATACATCTATCATTTTTGATGG ATATCTATATGAGCTAGATGTCCATTTGGATCGTTTTCTACGATCAGCATCAAAAGCAAGGATAACTTCTCCTTTCCCTCGCTCAACTCTTCGAAGCATTCTTCTTCAGATGACAGCAGCATCAAAATGCAAGAAAGGAACTCTAAGATTTTGGTTAAGTGCAGGCCCTGGAGATTTCTTACTCTCACCTGCAAAATGCCCAACTTCTGCATTCTATGCTGTAGTCATTGACGATGACTTCTGTCAGCACAAAGAAGGTGTTAAAGTGATAACATCTACAATCCCAATAAAGTCACCTCTGTTTGCAACAATGAAAAATGTGAACTATCTCCCCAATGTCCTTGCGATAATGGAAGCTGAAGACAAAGGAGCTTTTGCTTCTATCTGGGTTGATGATGAAGGCTATATTGCCGAGGGCCCGAATGTGAATGTTGCTTTCATAAACCATGATAAAGAGCTCATTCTGCCTTCGTTTGACAAGATCCTTAGTGGTTGCACTGCATTAAGGCTTCTTCAATTAGCACCTAAACTGATTGCGCAAGGGCGATTAAAATGCATTAAAACCAGTAACCTTACTGTGGAGGAGGCTAAAGGGGCAGCTGAAATTATGTATGTTGGAAGTACACTCCCTCTGTTGCCAATTATAATGTGGGATGAACAACCCATAGGAGACA GTAAGGTGGGAGAGTTGACAATGGCACTCTCTGATCTGCTTTGGGATGATATGGTTGCAGGCACTGGAATGCAGAGGGTACCTGTTCATTACGAGTAA
- the LOC8263464 gene encoding D-amino-acid transaminase, chloroplastic isoform X1 → MEHQKSEEVDASEVENGSSDFKVHVFSSSSELLERLHEKWSAVKKQPYPAMFSSVYGGIILDPAMMVIPIDDHMVHRGHGVFDTSIIFDGYLYELDVHLDRFLRSASKARITSPFPRSTLRSILLQMTAASKCKKGTLRFWLSAGPGDFLLSPAKCPTSAFYAVVIDDDFCQHKEGVKVITSTIPIKSPLFATMKNVNYLPNVLAIMEAEDKGAFASIWVDDEGYIAEGPNVNVAFINHDKELILPSFDKILSGCTALRLLQLAPKLIAQGRLKCIKTSNLTVEEAKGAAEIMYVGSTLPLLPIIMWDEQPIGDSKVGELTMALSDLLWDDMVAGTGMQRVPVHYE, encoded by the exons ATGGAGCATCAAAAATcag AAGAGGTGGATGCATCAGAAGTTGAAAACGGCAGCAGTGACTTTAAGGTTCATGTGTTCTCATCATCTTCAGAG TTGCTTGAAAGGCTACATGAGAAGTGGAGTGCAGTGAAAAAACAACCATACCCAGCAATGTTTTCCAGTGTATATGGTGGAATTATTCTTGATCCAGCAATGATGGTAATTCCCATAGATGATCACATGGTCCATCGAGGGCATGGTGTGTTTGATACATCTATCATTTTTGATGG ATATCTATATGAGCTAGATGTCCATTTGGATCGTTTTCTACGATCAGCATCAAAAGCAAGGATAACTTCTCCTTTCCCTCGCTCAACTCTTCGAAGCATTCTTCTTCAGATGACAGCAGCATCAAAATGCAAGAAAGGAACTCTAAGATTTTGGTTAAGTGCAGGCCCTGGAGATTTCTTACTCTCACCTGCAAAATGCCCAACTTCTGCATTCTATGCTGTAGTCATTGACGATGACTTCTGTCAGCACAAAGAAGGTGTTAAAGTGATAACATCTACAATCCCAATAAAGTCACCTCTGTTTGCAACAATGAAAAATGTGAACTATCTCCCCAATGTCCTTGCGATAATGGAAGCTGAAGACAAAGGAGCTTTTGCTTCTATCTGGGTTGATGATGAAGGCTATATTGCCGAGGGCCCGAATGTGAATGTTGCTTTCATAAACCATGATAAAGAGCTCATTCTGCCTTCGTTTGACAAGATCCTTAGTGGTTGCACTGCATTAAGGCTTCTTCAATTAGCACCTAAACTGATTGCGCAAGGGCGATTAAAATGCATTAAAACCAGTAACCTTACTGTGGAGGAGGCTAAAGGGGCAGCTGAAATTATGTATGTTGGAAGTACACTCCCTCTGTTGCCAATTATAATGTGGGATGAACAACCCATAGGAGACA GTAAGGTGGGAGAGTTGACAATGGCACTCTCTGATCTGCTTTGGGATGATATGGTTGCAGGCACTGGAATGCAGAGGGTACCTGTTCATTACGAGTAA
- the LOC8263464 gene encoding D-amino-acid transaminase, chloroplastic isoform X3: MEHQKSEEVDASEVENGSSDFKVHVFSSSSELLERLHEKWSAVKKQPYPAMFSSVYGGIILDPAMMVIPIDDHMVHRGHGVFDTSIIFDGYLYELDVHLDRFLRSASKARITSPFPRSTLRSILLQMTAASKCKKGTLRFWLSAGPGDFLLSPAKCPTSAFYAVVIDDDFCQHKEGVKVITSTIPIKSPLFATMKNVNYLPNVLAIMEAEDKGAFASIWVDDEGYIAEGPNVNVAFINHDKELILPSFDKILSGCTALRLLQLAPKLIAQGRLKCIKTSNLTVEEAKGAAEIM; encoded by the exons ATGGAGCATCAAAAATcag AAGAGGTGGATGCATCAGAAGTTGAAAACGGCAGCAGTGACTTTAAGGTTCATGTGTTCTCATCATCTTCAGAG TTGCTTGAAAGGCTACATGAGAAGTGGAGTGCAGTGAAAAAACAACCATACCCAGCAATGTTTTCCAGTGTATATGGTGGAATTATTCTTGATCCAGCAATGATGGTAATTCCCATAGATGATCACATGGTCCATCGAGGGCATGGTGTGTTTGATACATCTATCATTTTTGATGG ATATCTATATGAGCTAGATGTCCATTTGGATCGTTTTCTACGATCAGCATCAAAAGCAAGGATAACTTCTCCTTTCCCTCGCTCAACTCTTCGAAGCATTCTTCTTCAGATGACAGCAGCATCAAAATGCAAGAAAGGAACTCTAAGATTTTGGTTAAGTGCAGGCCCTGGAGATTTCTTACTCTCACCTGCAAAATGCCCAACTTCTGCATTCTATGCTGTAGTCATTGACGATGACTTCTGTCAGCACAAAGAAGGTGTTAAAGTGATAACATCTACAATCCCAATAAAGTCACCTCTGTTTGCAACAATGAAAAATGTGAACTATCTCCCCAATGTCCTTGCGATAATGGAAGCTGAAGACAAAGGAGCTTTTGCTTCTATCTGGGTTGATGATGAAGGCTATATTGCCGAGGGCCCGAATGTGAATGTTGCTTTCATAAACCATGATAAAGAGCTCATTCTGCCTTCGTTTGACAAGATCCTTAGTGGTTGCACTGCATTAAGGCTTCTTCAATTAGCACCTAAACTGATTGCGCAAGGGCGATTAAAATGCATTAAAACCAGTAACCTTACTGTGGAGGAGGCTAAAGGGGCAGCTGAAATTAT GTAA
- the LOC8263465 gene encoding probable aminotransferase TAT2, whose amino-acid sequence MERKENGTVNEVETPKNITIKGILSLLMENIDEKAGRSVISLGIGDPTAYSCFHTTPVAQEAVVNALQCDKFNGYAPTVGLPQTRRAISDYLSRDLPYKLSSDDVFVTSGCTQAIDVALAMLSRPGANILLPRPCFPIYELCAAFRGLEVRHIDLLPEKGWEVDLDAVEMLADQNTVALVIINPGNPCGNVYSYRHLKEIAETAEKLKILVIADEVYGHLAIGNNPFVPMGVFGSIVPILTLGSLSKRWIVPGWRLGWFVTTDPSGILRKPKFVERIKKYFDILGGPATFIQAAVPCILEQTDENFFKETINILKHASEICCDRIKEIPCITCPGKPQGSMAVMMKLNLSLLDDISDDIDFCFKLAKEESVIILPGTAVGLKNWLRITFAVDPASLEEALGRVKAFCQRHIKCRY is encoded by the exons ATGGAGAGAAAGGAGAATGGAACAGTGAATGAAGTGGAAACTCCCAAAAACATAACCATAAAAGGCATCCTAAGTTTGTTGATGGAAAATATTGATGAGAAAGCTGGTAGGAGTGTAATTTCACTTGGTATAGGTGACCCTACTGCTTATTCTTGTTTTCACACTACACCTGTTGCTCAGGAAGCTGTTGTAAATGCTCTTCAGTGTGATAAGTTCAATGGTTATGCTCCTACTGTTGGCCTTCCTCAAACTAGAAG GGCAATTTCTGATTACCTATCTCGTGATCTTCCTTATAAGTTATCATCTGATGATGTTTTTGTTACATCTGGCTGCACGCAAGCAATTGATGTTGCTTTGGCAATGCTTTCTCGCCCTGGAGCAAATATTTTGCTTCCTAGGCCATGTTTCCCAATTTATGAACTTTGTGCTGCATTTAGGGGGCTTGAAGTTCGGCACATTGATCTTCTCCCAGAGAAAGGTTGGGAGGTTGATCTTGATGCTGTTGAAATGCTTGCAGATCAGAACACTGTTGCATTGGTAATCATAAACCCCGGGAATCCTTGTGGGAATGTATACTCTTATCGACATCTAAAAGAG ATTGCAGAAACTGCTGAAAAGCTTAAAATTCTTGTTATCGCCGATGAAGTTTATGGACACCTTGCTATTGGGAATAATCCATTCGTGCCAATGGGAGTTTTCGGATCCATTGTTCCTATTCTTACACTTGGTTCTCTGTCAAAGAGATGGATAGTGCCTGGATGGAGGCTTGGTTGGTTTGTGACGACTGATCCATCCGGCATCCTAAGGAAACCCAAG TTTGTTGAGCGTATCAAGAAGTACTTTGACATTTTAGGAGGACCTGCAACTTTCATTCAG GCAGCAGTGCCTTGCATTCTCGAGCAAACTGATGAAAACTTTTTCAAGGAAACCATCAATATATTGAAGCATGCATCAGAGATTTGTTGTGATAGGATAAAGGAGATCCCCTGCATCACTTGTCCCGGCAAGCCACAAGGTTCCATGGCTGTTATG ATGAAATTGAATCTTTCGCTATTAGATGATATCTCTGATGATATTGATTTCTGCTTCAAATTGGCCAAAGAGGAATCAGTTATCATTCTTCCAG GAACTGCAGTGGGGCTGAAGAATTGGCTGCGCATAACTTTCGCTGTTGATCCGGCATCCCTTGAAGAAGCTCTAGGGAGGGTAAAAGCTTTCTGTCAAAGGCACATCAAGTGTAGATACTAA